From Halichoerus grypus chromosome 6, mHalGry1.hap1.1, whole genome shotgun sequence, one genomic window encodes:
- the NAT16 gene encoding LOW QUALITY PROTEIN: putative N-acetyltransferase 16 (The sequence of the model RefSeq protein was modified relative to this genomic sequence to represent the inferred CDS: inserted 1 base in 1 codon; deleted 1 base in 1 codon; substituted 2 bases at 2 genomic stop codons), which translates to MKLEASCAASSEVPKPEEEAEPDAEPHXDTQPQEAAAKSRSGSGPEDKAEPLDFVVXTEREFEEVLAISGGVYGGLDYLLSRYHSRLRDPDGTLVLAKHNGVIALESVHVIDARETALVRGLRGASWERGKGVARQHPGVKVAQVTRDDQLGPRELKKYRLITEQRRWALQASAPTPRSPLNPAALRVSGSFSRLPTEAVSSEAGGDVARLLLSPSAAVQRDELPGGTVIQDGQPYRPRESNPRLLAAKGLEWRVDSRACPRVLTLCTRPFPIPQGGDCTWRYLNINAFGSDGVQVQSQLLWHLQRXAPRLAGLIVLCQLFLEPQLCSQLADFCQAGLGLELVKGYPEQYLLEADS; encoded by the exons ATGAAGTTGGAAGCCAGTTGTGCCGCCAGCTCAGAGGTCCCTAAGCCTGAAGAGGAGGCTGAGCCAGATGCAGAGCCACACTGAGACACCCAGCCACAGGAGGCCGCGGCCAAGTCCAGATCTGGATCCGGGCCTGAG GATAAGGCCGAGCCGTTGGACTTCGTGG GCACAGAACGGGAGTTTGAGGAGGTGCTGGCCATCTCTGGGGGCGTCTACGGTGGCCTCGACTACCTTCTCAGCCGCTACCACAGCCGGCTCCGGGATCCCGACGGCACCTTGGTGCTGGCCAAGCATAACGGAGTG ATCGCGCTGGAGTCGGTGCACGTGATCGACGCCCGGGAGACCGCGCTGGTGCGGGGGCTGCGCGGGGCGTCCTGGGAGCGCGGCAAGGGCGTGGCGCGACAGCACCCGGGGGTCAAGGTGGCACAGGTCACCCGGGACGACCAGCTGGGCCCCCGGGAGCTGAAGAAATACCGCCTAATCACCGAGCAG AGGCGCTGGGCTCTCCAGGCCTCCGCGCCCACCCCGCGCTCACCCTTGAACCCCGCGGCGCTGCGGGTCTCTGGCAGCTTCTCGCGGCTGCCCACCGAGGCCGTATCGTCGGAGGCTGGTGGCGACGTGGCACGCCTCCTGCTGTCGCCCTCCGCTGCT GTGCAGCGCGACGAGCTTCCGGGCGGGACCGTCATCCAGGACGGGCAGCCCTACCGGCCGAGGGAGAGCAACCCGCGCCTGCTGGCGGCCAAGGGCCTGGAGTGGCGCGTGGACAGCCGCGCGTGCCCGCGCGTGCTCACGCTGTGCACGCGCCCCTTCCCCATCCCGCAGGGCGGTGACTGCACGTGGCGCTACCTCAACATCAACGCCTTCGGCAGCGATGGCGTGCAGGTGCAGAGCCAGCTTCTGTGGCACCTGCAGCGCTAGGCCCCGCGCCTCGCCGGCCTCATCGTCCTGTGCCAGCTTTTCCTAGAGCCCCAGTTATGCTCACAGCTGGCTGACTTCTGCCAGGCCGGCTTGGGGCTCGAGCTGGTCAAGGGTTATCCAGAGCAGTACCTGCTGGAGGCCGACAGCTAG